One window of the Saccopteryx bilineata isolate mSacBil1 chromosome 2, mSacBil1_pri_phased_curated, whole genome shotgun sequence genome contains the following:
- the C2H3orf33 gene encoding protein C3orf33 homolog isoform X1, translated as MAGRPVARASPPAHEDGAVPNVVAQLAQWADDHLRLLRNISTIMAITGIMLLLRSVRLTSKFTSSSDIPVEFIRRNVKLRGRLRRITENGLEIEHVPITLPILSSWRKEPCGVLLVKLAGVELSETGRVWLQNEVKPSQLLWFQLLGKEDSALFCYLLVNKGRYFSVNLNEEILRRGLGKTVLVQGLNYDSKIYWKIHRNLLKAELTALKKGEGIWKEESEKESYLEKFKDSWREIWKKDNYFKKLGSDFNLKKESYYDKLRSTYEAWKDNSLILMFRELISRLHFHRKE; from the exons ATGGCGGGACGGCCGGTGGCCCGGGCCTCACCCCCGGCTCACGAAGACGGAGCGGTGCCCAATGTGGTGGCGCAGCTGGCGCAGTGGGCGGACGACCACCTGCGCCTCCTCCGG AACATCAGCACCATAATGGCCATAACTGGAATAATGTTACTTCTAAGAAGTGTTCGACTG ACATCAAAATTTACAAGTTCTTCAGATATTCCAGTAGAATTTATAAGAAGGAATGTTAAACTACGTGGACGATTACGGCGAATAACCGAGAATGGTTTAGAAATTGAACATGTTCCTATTACTTTACCTATTTTATCTTCATGGAGAA AAGAGCCGTGTGGTGTGTTGCTGGTTAAGCTGGCTGGAGTAGAACTCAGTGAAACTGGGAGGGTGTGGTTACAAAATGAAGTGAAACCTTCCCAACTACTATGGTTCCAACTTCTTGGAAAGGAAGATTCAGCACTTTTTTGCTACCTTTTAGTGAATAAG gGTAGATATTTTAGTGTGAATCTGAATGAAGAAATTTTGAGAAGAGGCCTTGGCAAAACTGTTCTTGTTCAAGGCCTAAAttatgattctaaaatttattggaAAATTCACAGGAACTTACTTAAAGCTGAATTAACAGccttaaaaaaaggagaaggaatatGGAAAGAGGAATctgaaaaagaaagttatttggaAAAATTCAAAGACTCCTGGAGAGAAATATGGAAAaaagacaattattttaaaaaacttggaTCAGATTTCAAcctgaaaaaagaaagttattatgACAAACTTAGAAGTACTTATGAAGCATGGAAGGACAACTCCTTAATACTGATGTTCAGAGAACTTATAAGTCGATTACACTTCCATAGAAAAGAGTGA
- the C2H3orf33 gene encoding protein C3orf33 homolog isoform X2: MAGRPVARASPPAHEDGAVPNVVAQLAQWADDHLRLLRTSKFTSSSDIPVEFIRRNVKLRGRLRRITENGLEIEHVPITLPILSSWRKEPCGVLLVKLAGVELSETGRVWLQNEVKPSQLLWFQLLGKEDSALFCYLLVNKGRYFSVNLNEEILRRGLGKTVLVQGLNYDSKIYWKIHRNLLKAELTALKKGEGIWKEESEKESYLEKFKDSWREIWKKDNYFKKLGSDFNLKKESYYDKLRSTYEAWKDNSLILMFRELISRLHFHRKE; the protein is encoded by the exons ATGGCGGGACGGCCGGTGGCCCGGGCCTCACCCCCGGCTCACGAAGACGGAGCGGTGCCCAATGTGGTGGCGCAGCTGGCGCAGTGGGCGGACGACCACCTGCGCCTCCTCCGG ACATCAAAATTTACAAGTTCTTCAGATATTCCAGTAGAATTTATAAGAAGGAATGTTAAACTACGTGGACGATTACGGCGAATAACCGAGAATGGTTTAGAAATTGAACATGTTCCTATTACTTTACCTATTTTATCTTCATGGAGAA AAGAGCCGTGTGGTGTGTTGCTGGTTAAGCTGGCTGGAGTAGAACTCAGTGAAACTGGGAGGGTGTGGTTACAAAATGAAGTGAAACCTTCCCAACTACTATGGTTCCAACTTCTTGGAAAGGAAGATTCAGCACTTTTTTGCTACCTTTTAGTGAATAAG gGTAGATATTTTAGTGTGAATCTGAATGAAGAAATTTTGAGAAGAGGCCTTGGCAAAACTGTTCTTGTTCAAGGCCTAAAttatgattctaaaatttattggaAAATTCACAGGAACTTACTTAAAGCTGAATTAACAGccttaaaaaaaggagaaggaatatGGAAAGAGGAATctgaaaaagaaagttatttggaAAAATTCAAAGACTCCTGGAGAGAAATATGGAAAaaagacaattattttaaaaaacttggaTCAGATTTCAAcctgaaaaaagaaagttattatgACAAACTTAGAAGTACTTATGAAGCATGGAAGGACAACTCCTTAATACTGATGTTCAGAGAACTTATAAGTCGATTACACTTCCATAGAAAAGAGTGA